A region of Syngnathoides biaculeatus isolate LvHL_M chromosome 20, ASM1980259v1, whole genome shotgun sequence DNA encodes the following proteins:
- the pacsin2 gene encoding protein kinase C and casein kinase substrate in neurons protein 2 isoform X2 translates to MSGSYDGSMIDVSSDSFWEVGNYKRTVKRVDDGNRLCNDLMTCIHERARIEKSYAQQLTEWGKRWRQIIEKGPQYGMLERAWSSLCTEAEKVSELHMEVKAALMGDDHEKLKNWQRDAYHKQMIGGFKETKEADDGFRKAQKPWAKKLKEVETMKKSYHSACKEEKLAASRETNSKLESNNNPETQKKLQEKVEKCQQEAQKTKERYKKSLEELDKLTPQYMENMEQVFEQWQQFEDRRIRFFKEILLEVKQHLDLSTNHRFQTIYNTMEDTIAATDADEDLKWFRSNHGPGMPMYWPQFEDWSIDLNRTLSRRGTKRASEGVTLTGISQTGADQPVQALKTDDSGVGGVEKTAEWSDEDTDDNPFSANGEGNPFEDEPASPVLSVPVRALYDYEGQEQDELTFKAGDELTKIGEVDDQGWCKGQLKDGRVGLYPANYVEDIQ, encoded by the exons GTGGGCAACTACAAGCGCACGGTGAAGCGCGTGGACGACGGCAACCGGCTGTGCAACGACCTCATGACCTGCATCCACGAGCGGGCCCGCATCGAGAAGTCCTACGCGCAGCAGTTGACCGAGTGGGGCAAGCGCTGGAGGCAGATCATAGAGAAAG GGCCCCAGTACGGCATGCTGGAGCGGGCGTGGTCGTCGCTCTGCACGGAAGCGGAGAAGGTGAGCGAGCTGCACATGGAGGTGAAGGCGGCGCTCATGGGCGACGACCACGAGAAGCTGAAGAACTGGCAGCGCGACGCCTACCACAAGCAGATGATCGGCGGCTTCAAGGAGACCAAGGAGGCCGACGACGGCTTCCGCAAGGCGCAGAAGCCCTGGGCCAAGAAGCTCAAAGAG GTTGAGACCATGAAGAAGTCGTACCACTCGGCGTGCAAGGAGGAGAAGCTGGCGGCCAGCCGGGAGACCAACAGCAAGCTGGAGAGCAACAACAACCCCGAAacgcagaagaagctgcaggaGAAGGTGGAGAAGTGCCAGCAGGAGGCGCAAAAG ACTAAAGAGCGCTACAAGAAGTCCCTGGAGGAGCTGGACAAGCTGACTCCTCAGTACATGGAGAACATGGAGCAAGTCTTTGAGCAGTGGCAGCAGTTCGAAGACAGGCGCATTCGCTTCTTCAAGGAGATCCTGCTGGAGGTCAAGCAGCACTTGGACCTCTCCACCAATCACAG GTTCCAGACGATCTACAACACGATGGAAGACACCATCGCCGCGACGGACGCCGACGAGGACCTGAAATGGTTCCGGTCCAATCACGGCCCCGGCATGCCCATGTACTGGCCGCAATTTGAG GACTGGTCCATAGACCTGAACCGGACGCTGAGCAGACGGGGGACGAAGAGGGCCTCTGAGGGCGTCACGCTGACGGGGATCAGTCAGACCGGCGCCGACCAACCCGTCCAGGCTCTCAAGACCGACGACAGCGG CGTCGGCGGCGTGGAGAAGACCGCCGAGTGGTCGGACGAGGACACGGACGACAACCCTTTCTCGGCCAACGGCGAAGGCAACCCGTTCGAGGACGAGCCGGCCTCCCCGGTGCTGTCGGTGCCGGTCCGGGCGCTGTATGACTACGAAGGCCAGGAGCAGGATGAGCTCACCTTTAAAGCAG GGGACGAGTTGACCAAAATCGGCGAGGTGGACGACCAGGGCTGGTGCAAAGGCCAGCTCAAGGACGGCCGGGTGGGCCTCTACCCCGCCAACTACGTGGAGGACATCCAGTAA
- the pacsin2 gene encoding protein kinase C and casein kinase substrate in neurons protein 2 isoform X1: MSGSYDGSMIDVSSDSFWEVGNYKRTVKRVDDGNRLCNDLMTCIHERARIEKSYAQQLTEWGKRWRQIIEKGPQYGMLERAWSSLCTEAEKVSELHMEVKAALMGDDHEKLKNWQRDAYHKQMIGGFKETKEADDGFRKAQKPWAKKLKEVETMKKSYHSACKEEKLAASRETNSKLESNNNPETQKKLQEKVEKCQQEAQKTKERYKKSLEELDKLTPQYMENMEQVFEQWQQFEDRRIRFFKEILLEVKQHLDLSTNHRFQTIYNTMEDTIAATDADEDLKWFRSNHGPGMPMYWPQFEDWSIDLNRTLSRRGTKRASEGVTLTGISQTGADQPVQALKTDDSGVTPPPKAAPAGSNPFDEDEDDDGGEEREAQVEETPPSRNHISGKTQDVKTVGGVEKTAEWSDEDTDDNPFSANGEGNPFEDEPASPVLSVPVRALYDYEGQEQDELTFKAGDELTKIGEVDDQGWCKGQLKDGRVGLYPANYVEDIQ; this comes from the exons GTGGGCAACTACAAGCGCACGGTGAAGCGCGTGGACGACGGCAACCGGCTGTGCAACGACCTCATGACCTGCATCCACGAGCGGGCCCGCATCGAGAAGTCCTACGCGCAGCAGTTGACCGAGTGGGGCAAGCGCTGGAGGCAGATCATAGAGAAAG GGCCCCAGTACGGCATGCTGGAGCGGGCGTGGTCGTCGCTCTGCACGGAAGCGGAGAAGGTGAGCGAGCTGCACATGGAGGTGAAGGCGGCGCTCATGGGCGACGACCACGAGAAGCTGAAGAACTGGCAGCGCGACGCCTACCACAAGCAGATGATCGGCGGCTTCAAGGAGACCAAGGAGGCCGACGACGGCTTCCGCAAGGCGCAGAAGCCCTGGGCCAAGAAGCTCAAAGAG GTTGAGACCATGAAGAAGTCGTACCACTCGGCGTGCAAGGAGGAGAAGCTGGCGGCCAGCCGGGAGACCAACAGCAAGCTGGAGAGCAACAACAACCCCGAAacgcagaagaagctgcaggaGAAGGTGGAGAAGTGCCAGCAGGAGGCGCAAAAG ACTAAAGAGCGCTACAAGAAGTCCCTGGAGGAGCTGGACAAGCTGACTCCTCAGTACATGGAGAACATGGAGCAAGTCTTTGAGCAGTGGCAGCAGTTCGAAGACAGGCGCATTCGCTTCTTCAAGGAGATCCTGCTGGAGGTCAAGCAGCACTTGGACCTCTCCACCAATCACAG GTTCCAGACGATCTACAACACGATGGAAGACACCATCGCCGCGACGGACGCCGACGAGGACCTGAAATGGTTCCGGTCCAATCACGGCCCCGGCATGCCCATGTACTGGCCGCAATTTGAG GACTGGTCCATAGACCTGAACCGGACGCTGAGCAGACGGGGGACGAAGAGGGCCTCTGAGGGCGTCACGCTGACGGGGATCAGTCAGACCGGCGCCGACCAACCCGTCCAGGCTCTCAAGACCGACGACAGCGG CGTGACCCCGCCACCCAAAGCGGCGCCGGCGGGCTCCAACCCGTtcgacgaggacgaggacgacgacggcggcgaggAGCGGGAGGCGCAGGTGGAGGAGACGCCGCCCTCACGCAACCACATCAGTGGGAAAACGCAGGACGTGAAAAC CGTCGGCGGCGTGGAGAAGACCGCCGAGTGGTCGGACGAGGACACGGACGACAACCCTTTCTCGGCCAACGGCGAAGGCAACCCGTTCGAGGACGAGCCGGCCTCCCCGGTGCTGTCGGTGCCGGTCCGGGCGCTGTATGACTACGAAGGCCAGGAGCAGGATGAGCTCACCTTTAAAGCAG GGGACGAGTTGACCAAAATCGGCGAGGTGGACGACCAGGGCTGGTGCAAAGGCCAGCTCAAGGACGGCCGGGTGGGCCTCTACCCCGCCAACTACGTGGAGGACATCCAGTAA